In Acidimicrobiia bacterium, the sequence CGTCCCGTGTGACTCTCGGGAACCTTCGCGACCTGCTCGGGTGTGCCCTCGGCGACGATCGCACCGCCGCCCGAGCCGCCCTCGGGTCCGAGGTCGACGATCCAGTCCGCACTCTTGATCACGTCGAGGTTGTGCTCGATCACCAACACCGTGTTGCCCGTGTCGACGAGTCGCTGCAGCACGCCGAGCAGTCGCCGCACGTCCTCGAAGTGAAGACCGGTCGTCGGCTCGTCGAGGATGTAGATCGTCTGCCCCGTCGCGCGCTTGCCGAGCTCGCTCGCGAGCTTCACGCGCTGCGCCTCGCCCCCGGACAGCGTGGGCGCGCTCTGGCCGAGCCGCACGTACCCGAGCCCGACGTCGACGATCGTCTGGAGCTGGCGCGCGATCGCGGGCTGCGCGCCGAAGAACTCGAGCGCCTCCTCGCACGGCATGTCGAGCACCTCGGCGATGTTCTTGCCGCGCCACGTGATGTCGAGCGTGTCGCGGTTGTAGCGCGCGCCCTTGCACACCTCGCACGGCACGTACACGTCGGGCAGGAAGTGCATCTCGATCTTGATCGTGCCGTCCCCCGCGCACGCCTCGCAGCGGCCGCCCTTCACGTTGAACGAGAACCGGCCGGGCTGGTAGCCGCGCACCTTCGACTCCTGCGACGCCGCGAACAACGTGCGGATCTTGTCGAACACGCCGGTGTACGTCGCGGGGTTCGAACGGGGCGTGCGCCCGATCGGCGACTGGTCGATGTCGACGACCTTGTCGAGCGCCTCCGCGCCGTCGATGCCGCGGTGCCGACCCGGCACCGTGCGCGACCGGTACACCTTCTGCATCAGCGCGTGGAAGAGGATGTCGTTGACGAGCGTGCTCTTCCCGCTGCCGCTCACACCGGTGACGACGACGAAGCAACCGAGCGGGAGCTCGACGTCGATGTCGCGCAGGTTGTGCTCGCGCGCGCCGCGCACCGTGATCCACTTCTCGCCCGGCGTGCGCCGCAGTGTCGGCACCGGGATCGCGCGCCGCCGCGCGATGTACTGCCCGGTGATCGAGTCCGGCGCGTTGATCAGATCGTCGAGTGAACCCGAGACGAGCACGCTCCCGCCGTGCTCACCCGCGCCGGGTCCGATGTCGACGATGTGGTCGGCGACACGGATCGTCTCCTCGTCGTGCTCGACGACGATGACGGTGTTGCCGAGGTCGCGCAGGCGGACCAGCGTGTCGATGAGGCGTTGGTTGTCGCGCTGGTGCAGGCCGATCGACGGCTCGTCGAGCACGTACAGCACGCCGACGAGGCCGCTGCCGATCTGCGACGCGAGCCGGATGCGCTGCGCCTCACCGCCGGCGAGCGTGCCCGACGGCCGGTTCAGCGACAGGTAGTCGAGGCCGACGTCGAGCAGGAACTGCAGTCGCTCGTTGACCTCCTTCGACACCCGCTCCGCGATCAGTCGGTCGCGCTCCGACAGCTTGAGCGTGCGGAGTGCCGCCGCGCAGTCGGCGATCGACATGTCGCCGATCTCGTGGATGTTGCGGCCGTCGATCTTCACCGCGAGCGATTCGGGCTTCAGGCGCGCGCCGTCGCACACCGGGCACGGCACCTCGCGCATGTAGCCCTCGATGAGCTCGCGCGAGCGGTCGCTCTCGGCTTCGGTGTAGCGGCGCTCGAGCCACGAGATCGCGCCCTCGAACCGTGTGGTGTACGAACGCTGCCGCCCGTAACGGTTCTTGTAGCTGATCGTGACCTGCTTCTGGCCGGTGCCGTACAGGACGATCTTCTTGTGCGCGGCCTTCAGCTTCTTCCACGTGGTCGACGTCTTGAAGTCGTACTCGCGCGCGACCGCGCTCAGCACGCGACTGAAGTACTCGCCGCGGAAACCGGACCACGGCGCGATCGCACCCTGGTCGATCGACAGGTCCTCGTCGGGGACGACGAGCTCGGGGTCGACCTGGAACTTGGTGCCGAGCCCGTCGCACGCGGGACACGCGCCGTACGGCGAGTTGAAGGAGAAGTTGCGCGGCGCGAGCTCGTCGAAGGAGAGGCCGCAGTGCGTGCACGCGAGGTGCTCGGAGAACGTGAGGATCTCCGTGTCGCCGCTCTCGTCGGGCGACTCGCCGAGCTTCATCGGAACGGCCTCGCCGCGACCGGCCGACCTCTTGCCGTTCTTCGCGACCGCCCCGGTGCCGGTCGTGATACCGCCGACGATCTCGACCTCGGCCACGCCCTCCGCGAGCTTCAGCGCGGTCTCGAGCGAGTCGGTGAGCCGGCGCTCGATGCCGCTGCGCCGCACGAGCCGGTCGACGACGATCTCGATCGTGTGGTTCTCGTAGCGCGCGAGTCGTTCCTTCAGCGCGTCGGCGAGCTCGACGGTCTCACCGTCGATGCGCGCCCGCGTGTAGCCCTGGCCCGCGAGCTCCTTCAGCAGCCCTTCGTACTCACCCTTGCGACCGCGCACGACCGGCGCGAGCACCTGGAAGCGCGTGCCCTCGGAAAGTTGGAGCACGCGGTCGACGATCTGCTGCGGCGTCTGGCGCGTGATCGCGCGCCCGCAGTTCGGGCAATGCGGCACGCCGATGCGTGCGAAGAGCAGACGGAGATAGTCGTAGATCTCGGTGATCGTCCCGACGGTGGAGCGGGGGTTGCGCGACCCCGACTTCTGGTCGATCGAGATCGCGGGCGACAGGCCTTCGATGAAGTCGACGTCGGGCTTGTCCATCTGCCCGAGGAACTGGCGCGCGTACGCCGACAACGATTCGACGTAGCGCCGCTGACCCTCCGCGTAGATGGTGTCGAACGCGAGCGACGACTTGCCCGAGCCCGACAGCCCCGTGAACACGATCAACTCGTCGCGCGGCAGCACGAGGTCGACGTTCTTCAGGTTGTGCTCGCGCGCGCCCCGGATCACGATCTGATCCGCATTCACACGCGCCCGCGCCGATCCCTGCGCGCGCTCCGCCTGCCTGCTCATCCGCCTCCAGGATACCGGGCGCTCGGGCCCGTCGAACGCATGTTCGGGATGGTCCTACACCACCTCGCGCAGCTCGCGCTTGAGCTCCGATATCTCGTCACGCAACCGTGCCGCTTCCTCGAACCGCAGGTCGCGCGACGCGTCGAGCATCTCGTCCTGCAGCGACTGGATGAGGCGACCCAACTCGTCGCGCGGCAGGTCGAGGTGGTCGCGCGCCGGCGCCCGGCGACTCCCGCCGCGACCGCGGCCACGCCCGCGTCCCGACGACGTCTCGTCTCCGTCGCGCGCCCGGATCATGTCCAGGATGTCGATGACCTTCTTGCGCACGGTCTGCGGATCGATGCCGTGCTCCTCGTTGTACTCGAGCTGCTTCTTGCGCCGACGCACGGTCTCGGAGATCGCGTGCGTCATCGAGTCGGTCATCTGGTCCGCGTACATCACGACCTGACCGTCGACGTTCCGCGCGGCGCGGCCGATCGTCTGGATCAGCGACGTCGCCGAGCGCAGGAAGCCCTCCTTGTCGGCGTCGAGGATCGCGACGAGCGACACCTCCGGCAGGTCGAGACCCTCCCGCAGCAGGTTGATGCCGACGAGCACGTCGAACTCGCCGAGCCGGAGCGATCGGAGGATCTCGATGCGCTCGAGCGTGTCGATCTCGGAGTGCAGGTACCGCACGCGGATCCCGAGCTCGAGGAGGTAGTCGGTGAGGTCTTCCGCCATCTTTTTCGTCAGCGTGGTGACGAGCACGCGCTGGTCGTTCTCGGCGCGGTCGCGGCACTCGGCGACGAGATCGTCGATCTGACCCTTCGTCGGCCGCACGATGATCTCGGGGTCGATCAACCCGGTCGGTCGCACGATCTGCTCGACGATCTGCGTCGACATCTCGAGCTCGTAGTTCCCCGGCGTCGCCGACAGGAACACGACCTGGTTGATGCGCTCGATGAACTCCTCGAACGTGAGCGGCCGGTTGTCGCGCGCCGACGGCAGCCGGAACCCGTGCTCGACGAGCGTGTCCTTGCGC encodes:
- the uvrA gene encoding excinuclease ABC subunit UvrA codes for the protein MSRQAERAQGSARARVNADQIVIRGAREHNLKNVDLVLPRDELIVFTGLSGSGKSSLAFDTIYAEGQRRYVESLSAYARQFLGQMDKPDVDFIEGLSPAISIDQKSGSRNPRSTVGTITEIYDYLRLLFARIGVPHCPNCGRAITRQTPQQIVDRVLQLSEGTRFQVLAPVVRGRKGEYEGLLKELAGQGYTRARIDGETVELADALKERLARYENHTIEIVVDRLVRRSGIERRLTDSLETALKLAEGVAEVEIVGGITTGTGAVAKNGKRSAGRGEAVPMKLGESPDESGDTEILTFSEHLACTHCGLSFDELAPRNFSFNSPYGACPACDGLGTKFQVDPELVVPDEDLSIDQGAIAPWSGFRGEYFSRVLSAVAREYDFKTSTTWKKLKAAHKKIVLYGTGQKQVTISYKNRYGRQRSYTTRFEGAISWLERRYTEAESDRSRELIEGYMREVPCPVCDGARLKPESLAVKIDGRNIHEIGDMSIADCAAALRTLKLSERDRLIAERVSKEVNERLQFLLDVGLDYLSLNRPSGTLAGGEAQRIRLASQIGSGLVGVLYVLDEPSIGLHQRDNQRLIDTLVRLRDLGNTVIVVEHDEETIRVADHIVDIGPGAGEHGGSVLVSGSLDDLINAPDSITGQYIARRRAIPVPTLRRTPGEKWITVRGAREHNLRDIDVELPLGCFVVVTGVSGSGKSTLVNDILFHALMQKVYRSRTVPGRHRGIDGAEALDKVVDIDQSPIGRTPRSNPATYTGVFDKIRTLFAASQESKVRGYQPGRFSFNVKGGRCEACAGDGTIKIEMHFLPDVYVPCEVCKGARYNRDTLDITWRGKNIAEVLDMPCEEALEFFGAQPAIARQLQTIVDVGLGYVRLGQSAPTLSGGEAQRVKLASELGKRATGQTIYILDEPTTGLHFEDVRRLLGVLQRLVDTGNTVLVIEHNLDVIKSADWIVDLGPEGGSGGGAIVAEGTPEQVAKVPESHTGR